In the Helicoverpa armigera isolate CAAS_96S chromosome 15, ASM3070526v1, whole genome shotgun sequence genome, one interval contains:
- the LOC126053986 gene encoding putative nuclease HARBI1, whose amino-acid sequence MDIFDSIDDETIEEDDIVLNYLESERRERVIRERPDNMSLWDDKKFHRRFRLEKSTVQFLLTLIESKIANVTNRNNSVPALQQLLLTLRFYACGSFYITIGDFAGIHNSTASKIIRKVTEAIASLRQEFVTLPANREEILLVQEGFFNIARFPRVIAALDCTHIKIISPGGNTAEDYRNRKGFFSLNVQAMCTSDLKFEDIVTRWPGSTHDSLIFSNSAAKFQFDTNRFQNGLVLGDSGYFLNHYLLTPLSDPRTEAERLYNESHIRTRNVIERCFGVWKRRFPVLSIGMRCRIPLAQDIIVATAILHNLARIRNESEPPVDPEVHIPQQPQFETLIADQPGHQHNSTRDSMLEYFESLIN is encoded by the exons atggatatttttgatTCTATCGACGACGAAACAATCGAGGAAGATGATATAGTGCTAAATTATTTAGAGTCAGAGAGAAGAGAAAGAGTTATTAGAGAGAGACCTGATAATATGTCTCTATGGGATGATAAGAAATTTCATAGGAGATTTCGTCTCGAAAAAAGTACTGTGCAATTTTTATTAACCCTCATTGAAAGTAAAATCGCCAACGTAACAAACAG aaacaattcTGTTCCAGCTTTACAACAATTACTTCTGACTTTGCGGTTCTATGCGTGTGGTAGTTTCTACATTACGATAGGTGATTTTGCTGGAATACACAACTCAACTGCGagcaaaattataagaaaagttaCTGAAGCAATTGCCTCTCTTCGCCAGGAATTTGTTACATTGCCAGCTAACagagaagaaatattattagtacaggaaggattttttaatattgcccGATTTCCGAGGGTTATAGCGGCATTGGATTGTACTCACATCAAGATAATTTCACCAGGTGGCAATACTGCAGAAGACTACAGAAATCGAAAAGGTTTCTTCTCATTGAATGTGCAAGCTATGTGTACTAGCGACTTAAAATTTGAAGATATAGTAACACGATGGCCAGGTTCAACACATGACAGTTTGATATTCTCAAACTCTGCAGCAAAGTTTCAGTTTGATACTAATAGATTTCAGAATGGACTGGTCCTAGGTGACAGTGGTTAtttcttaaatcattatttactaaCTCCGTTAAGTGATCCTCGAACAGAAGCCGAAAGACTATATAATGAGTCTCATATTCGTACTCGAAATGTAATTGAGAGATGTTTCGGGGTTTGGAAAAGGAGATTTCCTGTGTTAAGTATAGGAATGCGGTGCCGAATCCCTCTCGCTCAAGACATTATTGTAGCAACAgcaattttacataatcttGCAAGAATTAGAAATGAAAGCGAACCACCTGTGGATCCTGAAGTCCACATACCACAACAACCACAATTTGAAACTCTCATTGCTGACCAGCCAGGACACCAACACAATAGTACAAGGGACTCTatgttagaatattttgaaagtctaATCAACtag